Part of the Cyprinus carpio isolate SPL01 chromosome A12, ASM1834038v1, whole genome shotgun sequence genome, tgtgtgaattaaacaataaaataaatataaaaatataattaaatatttgttttttttcaaaaataatattttataatatatgtatacacacacaaacacacatatatattttataaaaagtaataatagtaaaaaaaaaaaaaaaaaaaaaaactatttttcctTAGTGTCATTTCCATAACTACAAATTTTGCCACAattcttgaatttattttatttttattaagtgtaATTTCTCACACAGAAGGCCATTTAACAATACATAGTTTGATTCGGTTATAAAATTGTTCAATTAAGCAAGAAAAGTAAGAGAATATCTCTCCCTAACAAGCCGTTTGATTTcagatatcattttaataattaggGTTGTAAAAAGGTGATGTATTGAACTGAAAACTGAGGAAGAAATGTTCAGCAGGATCAGTGAGAAGATAGCTGAGATAATACAGCAGTCACGCACAGTCTCTTCAGCAGGCCGGCTAAACATCAGTCCCTTGGGACAGGGGCTAATCACTTCTGCTTCGGACTTAGAGAGTCAGGCTTCAAAGCAGGAcgtgaggtgtgtgtgagagatagggATGAGGGTGGCAGGGGCGTTGTTAATGCTAAATGTCTGATGTGGGTTGTGACTGATCTCACAGCAGGTGTCAAAGCCCTGATTTGCTGCACACAAACAGGGATGTCTCCATGAGCCCCAGTCTCCACGGGTTCACTCTCCATTACGTCACAGAGCAGGCAGCAGTCACTGGACAGAACATACAAGCTCCAACCCACAAGATGTGCATGTGATCTATgtgttgcaaaacaaaaaaaagcacttgTATTCCAACAATGCTTTAATATTAAATCTAGTCTTTTGTCCCTGTATAACACTATTGCAACTTTAttggtttttaattaaaagtacaCAAAAcgtatatgtaaaatataaattaagtataTAGAAATTTATGCTGAgaactgtatacacacacacacacacacacacatattgtttaACAGCCTGAgactctgaaaaaaaagaaaaaaaatccaatactctttgtattttatacaattcatatacattttatacagtatatatatatggacttTTTAACTGCCctatatgaaaaaacaaaaaacaaataaaataaaataaacaacctaTATACATACTttgaatattataaacaaattgatcaattttatattgtatattttaaatattatatttcttatttccAAATTCAGTGTGATTTGTCTAGACACATTTCTGTGACATCTGTTAGGCAGTAAAGGGACATTTTATGAGTGGTATTCCAAGAAAATGtaataacatgaataataatgtaaGCCTCTTATTTTATCTCCTTTAAGTCCTTCATGTAGTTGACTTCAATGTAATATACtatttacatgtaatatattGTAGAGGTCATTCACATGCACAGTGGGATGTTATTAAGCCCTGTTCTGCCCTCTCTAATACTGCTGCCTCACTGACATATACTGATTTATTACACAGGAAGTTTAAGAAAACCTTTTAATGAACAAAACTACAGGAGAAAggctaaaaaaaattgtgaaaggaAACAGTTTTGTCCTTTAATgaatttggatattagaagtttattagtgtgttatgtataagccaggttaaagagatgggtctttaatctagatttaaactgcaagagtgtgtctgcctcccgaacaatgttaggtaggtgattccagagtttaggtgctaaataggaaaaggatctgccaccagcaattgattttgatattctaggtattatcaaattgccagagttttgagaacgcagcggacatggaggactataatgtaacaagagcttgttcaaatactgaggtgctaaaccattcagggctttataagtaataagcaagattttaaaatctatacgatgtttaatagggagccagtgcagcgTTGACAGGACCTAGGTCTAGTtgggttttttgatgagaggcttaataacagccagtttaaaggttttggggacatatcctaatgacaatgatgaattaataatagtcagaagaggatctatgacttctgtgTGAGGCTTGCCagaggagcttagatggaatagggtctaacacacgttgttggtttagatgatttaacaagtttatacaattcttcctctcctatagtagagaatgagtgggactgttcctcaggggatctatagtgcactgtctgatgcaatactgtagctgatggctgcatggttacaattttatctctaatagtatcgatcttagaagtaaagtagttcataaaatcattactgctgtgctgttgggaaatgtcaacacttgttgatgctttatttttcgttaatttagccactgcaTTGAATAAATGggtaatgtttgttttcttctaaaagtaatcagatctagcagtttttaatgctttgctGTAGGATaagttactttcccgccaagcaatacgaaatacctgcagttttgttttcctccagctgcgctccattttccggcctgctctctttagggtgcgagtgtgctcattataccacggtgtcagactgttttccttaatcttccttaagcataaaggagcaactgtatttaaaatgctagaaaagagagagtccatagttactgttacatcatcaagttattctgaggttttggatatgctaaggaattgggataaatcaggaagattacttacaaagcagtcttttgtggtagaagtgatggttctactatacttgtaacaagaagtagaatttacaattttagctatatgaagtttgcacaaaactaaataatgatctgagatatcatcgcttggctgcataatttcaacaccatcaatatcaattccatgtgacagtattaaatctagagtatggtttcgacaatgagtaggtcctgagacttgttgtctaaccccaatagagttcagaatgtctataaatgctgatcccaatgcatctttttcattatcaacatggatattaaaatcaccaacaattaaaactttatctgcagctagcactaactcggatataaaaatcaccaaattctttaataaagtctataTGGTGCCCAGTACAAACAttacaggggatttatcattaacacttgatTCTCTGAACAATGGTATATGAAGCAaaattacttcaaacgagttatacttgaagcctgccctctgagaaatactgaaaccattgttataaattgaaacaacacctccccctttaccttttggacgtggctcatgtttataacagtaatcttggggggtagactcatttaaaataatgtaatcatcaggttttagccagatttctgtcaaacaaagcacatttaggttatgatcagtgatcatatcatttacaaaaagtgcttttgtagaaagggacctgatattcaataagccaagctttatcatttgcctctgttttttatttgttgaacctgaattaaattgttactcttaaattggtttggaccttttttgtattttctagttcggggaacagacacagtctctatagtgtgatatctaggtgaaagagtctctatgtgctgagaattaactgacttctgtgacgtgaggtgactagcagatggtcggtttagccagtctgtctgcttcctgacctgggccccagttagtcaagtacaaactctatgACCACAAACCACAAACTGTACTTTGCAGCTTGCTAACGTTAATCAGAGGCAGGCAGTATTGAGAGAAGGTTTGTTCTTATTCTAGAGAGACAGGCATTTGGAGTGCAAGATGAGTTaccaatatttttgtttctttttcccagaagagaaaaactgtatttttgtgtgcaaaatgtTATCTTTGTCGACTTACAGGAGTGCGCAATCATTCATATGGGCTTCATATGTGACTCTAGCATTACATATGTCAGGATAGAATTGTTATAGACATGACCACAAAATACACCTCAAGCTGATGAGCCTCAACAGATCCTTTTTAATCAAgtccatgagagagagagagagagagagagagagagagagagagagagagagagagagagagagagagtccacagcaagacagagacagactgcagctgcTAGGGTTTACTGGCTCATAAAATATCATGTCTGCACTGGTAGAttactgtttattaaaaagtaatacaaGTTTTTATTAAGCTcacatgcattaaatttaaattataaattataatttatttacgtATTATCAAAATGGCAAACAAAAGACTAGCAATCAAAATTACtagaagcaaacaaaaaatactaaaaagatGAAACCaagattttcttagtatttttttaaatagaagtctcttatgcttaaggctgcatttatttgatcaaaaatacagtaaaatcagtaatattgtgaaatattattacaatttaaaatagctattttcaatttgactaataatttaaaatataatttactcttgtgatggcaaaaatgaattttcagcatcattagtccagtcttcagtgtcacatgatccttcagaaatcatctgttgctcaagaaatgtttcttcttattgccaaacagttgtgctgcttaatatttctgtggaaatggCAAACCATTTTCTTTCaggatttcttttcttttgatgaataggaagttcaaaagaacagcatttatttgaaggaGAAATCTTTAGTAACGTAAAATATAAATGTCTCCACTCCCATTTTTGACCAGTTTactgcatccttgattaataaaactaatttctttacaaataaataaataaataaataaataaataaataaataaatactgaccccaaactttttttgaaCTGTAGTATTTATGGTGGTTGACCGTATAAAACGTACCATCATGATACTTATAACTCTCTGAGACAGACTTAATAAACACACCTTTAACGCAATAATCACACCACTACCCCTAAAGTCTGGCTCATTCGGTTACATAATGCagcttaaagtttattttaagcgAGTCTGATGCTCTGGACATGGAATGTGCTTTAAGCTCGGATTAAGATCAGAGATCATGACACAAGATCCACCTCATCggaaacaaatacatcaaaattAGGCCAGGATGTTGAACTGATAAAAATCTCAATGTGGATTTTGCTTGACTTTTCTCTCACATTTCTGCAGCATTTGACCATCTAGTTTTAATTCTGAATCTAATACATTGCACTGTGTATAGAGGGATTCGTAAGAGTGCAGGAGACATTGAATTCATATAGGTATTTATTTGCAGTCAGGAGGCATAGATGAAACAAGACGACACGACTCTAAAAGACATTGAGGAGTCTGTGaccaacaaaaacattattaaataaataaaaaaaacaactcaaaggCTGATCCCTCGGTTCTAAAGAGAACCTCACTAGGATACAcctctgagaaacacacaccagCTCACCCCTTTATATAAAAGAGCTCTGtaatattagataaaaataaGCATATATTTCAGAATGTCTTTGAAAGTTCTAAGATGAGCTTGTAAAAGATTTTGTAgcattgagagagaaaaaaaattcatgcaGTTCACTTAAAGGTTCAACAAAGCACACTAGCTtgacatcatttttaaaatgtgatttttaattctGTACATGTAATAAATGCGATGACAAGGTATTCAGTGTTGATTGCTTTTAAGGTCACAATTCCGCATGTGCTTGACGTCACTCGCTTAGAAAACCGGTTAGAAATGGTCAGTTTCTAAATGAGTCCCGCACTCCACTCTCAGCACAGGCTTCCATTGCACAATGATTAATACCCTAGAGCAGAGACGCCACTTGCTCCTTTAAACAGATTTAGAACATAATATTAAATCATAACTGATAAATGAACAAGCACATGTAGTATACACGTTACAACAGACcatacagtaaagaaaaaaaaagaaaataatttaatagggAACTGAATGAATGCCAGAATGCTTCTGTAATGTATGCCTGATTACTGAACCATCTTTAGGGTTTTGACAACTCCCATCCTCCTGAGAGGCTCATCTGAATTTCAACTGTCTGTCCAGGCATCCTTCAGGATCCATATTCATCATCAGGAAGCAGAAACGTCACTAACGCATCAGTTTTAGGCATATCTGCTTCTTATAAAGAATCAGGGTAATGGCAAGGAGAAAAGCAGCACAATATTCAGCTGGGGCTCTTAAACAGCTTTCCCGCTTTCTTTTAAAGATAAGTTGATGcatagacttttattttgaatgttttttcagAGTTTTTGAACGATTAACAGCACACTTCAAACTCCCTTAGAGTCTATTAGGTTTTCCACACACATTAAAAaggtgaaaatgacaaaaattagaCAAGCTAAACagtgaaaaaggaaaaatagCATCAGTAAGGCCAAGGTTGAGAGAGATAATCAAAGGGAAACTGaatttatgcagaaaaaaaaaaaatacaaataattggaTAGACATGAATCTAACTTGTTCTAAAACATCTTATTCCAATATGAATCAAAAGATGAGGGATTTCATTTCACTGTATTCCGAGTAGGTCTAGATTCATTTCTAATGTGgttatttttctgtcatttgatACCTAGAGACCATTAATCAGTGCTAGTGTTTCTCACAGAACACCCAGTACAATCAACATCAACGTTCACAGTCAAACACACTCTAAAACCCGGTAGCTGTTCTGAAGATCTTCGTTTCACAAAGCAGTTTATGCTCTAATTGAGGCTTCACAACCTGATCCCAGATCAGCTGTAGAGCAGTAACAACAGCATATCTCCTCCTCTATCACACATACAGTCTCACAAGCCTATCATCGAAAGTGAGGAGAAGGTTGGGTCAAAACTCCCACCACTAAAACCAAAAGAACACCGTAATCTGACAGAGCAACATTTCCTTTACAAGGTGGCTTCTTCCTCAAGAGTCACATGGATGAGATTATACTTGAGGGACAGAAGATGATGGGCAAAGGgattttgtgtattattatgttaaataaaaagttaaagggCTTCTGAATACAGAGCCTAGGGAAGAGAAGGGGGACCTGATGCTCCTAGCTCAGGAGCTGACGAATCTCCTTGTGCATGTGGCACAGGAAGTCCACATAAGAGGCCCCTCCATTGTTGCTCTTATCTTCCACCAGGAAGTGCTTGAAGATCAGCTCCAGCTTGTCTTCCTGTTTCACCACCATGAGCTGAAAGACAACGATTATTTACAATCATATTAATATAGTCTTGGACAGGTTTTGAAAATAGGGGAAAATGAGTAAACTACTGGAGGGAAAAACAGGTTTCATAGAAATATTTCGTAGAAATCAAATGCTATAATGGTTGTGGACGAAATAGCTCAACACAAGAGCTAATGCAAACATAGTGAcgtgaaataaaacataatattagaaaagtggcttgattaagtggtgGAAATAGTGGATGATGAGCACAGAACGGAAACAAAACTTGAAGACATTTAGAGTGTAGTGTGCAAACTCTTACTACAAGGGTCTGTTTTAGATAACGTTCacgttttttgaaaaatatatattttttacattatattataagcctaataaataattgacctcaaAAAGGGAATTCATGAGCAATAACTGCTTCATTTTTTCATAttagctatattatattataataaaaaatgttttttcagggtacctaaaatgtgcatcatttagttacatcaaggatcaaatcaaatataaaaagcatattaaagttaaaagttgtacacttttttttctgtgcgcgctgtacaggtctggtataaagaataTTTTGCACAGGTGGTCGAAATGTGTACCCAGTGGGGGAAAGAAATCCATAAATGTCTAGCAacaactacataaataaataaataaaaactaaaagtttaaactaaaactaaaaggtGTTATCCTATAATCACGAGTGACCATTGCCCCCACGTAGTGAAGAATAATCATAGACGAACACACTGATATTAATCTGGAAAGAAAACTACTCTTTCTCCTCTTAGTCAAGGTCACGCATAATTCCTGGATTATCTTGACTTCctgatgtttgtttcatttgctaataattttattgtactgagatgataataataaaaaaagcacaagTTCAACAcaagtgacaaaattttcataaaaGTAAACAATCTTTTCAGCTGCTTGAATCACAAATATCTGCAAAAGCATCATATCAAGCCCTGTGATGTATTTACCTTCATGTATCGTGAGCGCTGTGCCCTGACGGACTCAATAATCTCCCTCAGTCTCTTTGAAAAAGGATTATCCAAAGCCGGCAGAGAGGTCTAAATCagcaaaacacacaataaaaatcaacaatgttcacatcatatttttaaaaacaaaatgcaacatgcaaaaacATGTCAGGCCTCCTTGGTAAAGGATTGGTAAAGTTTCATGTGCTCATAAGTAATACCAGAGCTACATAACTGTTTCagtatgagataaaaaaaacaaatcttttatttacattatgtatgtatattattttctcagtatttataaGGGGTCGTACCATGTTGGGGTCTATCTGGCCGAAGGCCGGCGTGCCAAAGATGTTCTGAAGCAGCTCCTGTTGGGCATTGACCCCCACCCAAAGGAAAATGTTCAGTCCGTTCTCTAACAGATACACTCCTCCCCTAGACAGTCTCTCCTCCGAGTCCCTCACTGCCACAGGCAGAGATATGCTCTCAACATCCAACTTTTGCTGTAGAGAAATCGAGAACGTACCATAATCATCACAGCTCAATTACAATATCAAATGGGCCGATATTATTGCGTTTGTCTCTCACCAGCGGAAGCAGACGAGGATAGAAGAACACATGGCTCTCGGACACATCCATAGTGCTGACCAGCTGTCTCAGGTAGGCACGGTCATCCAGGGAGATGTCCGCCCCGGGCTGCAGAACGTCACTCTTCAACACGCAGTTCAGGTACACGGGCAGTAGCTTCATACATTCTGGTAAAATCAACTGTACGCAGACGAAGAGACAAGAAAATAgaagtaaaaataagaaaatatacacAATGCAGGACATGACAGAAACAATGAAgatatttaatcattaataaatagCATTTGTATGAAAGAACAGTacactgtgtttttgtgtgttggttAAGGCACTAGTTACCTGCCCTGCTGAAGATGGACTGGCACAATTCTTGCGGTAACAGGCTAAGATCTGTGCACACTGATTCACCAGACTATCACGTACATTCTTGATAGGACTGCTGAGTACACTCCGATATGCTGTAAACACATACAGCCACATAATCTTTCAACTCAAATCAAGtcccaaaacacataaaaaaaaaaaaaaataataaaatatatcttcaAAGCTTTTACATGAAAATGGCCTACATTATGATTGATTAACATTTCAGCCTCCATTAAGATGCTAAATAGGTAGGAGTTGATCGTCATGTCAATCATAATTTATTACTGACTTGCCTTTGCAAGCTGGTTTTATGAAATTATGTAGatcttttgaaaacaaaacaaaaaacaaaaaacaaaacatcaaaacaatgaTGCATTATTATTGATGTGGAGAGACTGGGAAGGGAGCTCTAGCTTTttagaaaacaaaccaaaagaaacaaaaactaaaaacaagacaaaacaccaaaacaaaagcttttgaaaataaatgatttattaataataattaataaaaaaataaataaagaaaaacaccaaaccaattgtgtattaaatgctgtATGTACACTTGAAGGGAGCTCTagcttttgaaaacaaaacaaacaaaaacacacacaaaaaaacataagtaaataacaaaataaaaataaataaaatgaaaaaataaaataaaactgaatacaaTTTTACATAGTTGTAACAGAGGTGGCCCTAAGAATGCTAGCGCAGGAAGCAGTGGGGTGGTGTTTATCCGACCATAAGAGGATGTGTGTGGTTTTACTCACCATATTTGGCGAAAAAGTTTATGACGGTGTCAGTCTCACAGTTCCTGTACAAATCTGCCAGCTGAGAGCAGCAGTTCACTGCCATGTTATGGATCCTAAGCCGTCGCTGACCACTGCAGCTGGTGTACAGAACTGCACACTGAAagaagagcgagagaaagagagtacAGACAAAAAGGCCGGCACAGCTGAAGTCATTAAATGTTGAGACGGCTGAATTCAGTGTAGCTGACACTTCACATATGAGTGCAATActagacacatacacacacacacacacacacacacacacacacacacctgcattagAGCTCCAGTCTCTTCGCTGAGCTTGTCATCATGTCTGAACTCCACGGTAACGGTCTTGTCACAGTCTAGTCCTGCCAGCTCTACATCTGTGGTGTTGCTCATGTAGAAGGAACCAAAGAAGTCGGTCGCCCGGATACCTGTCACAGCACCACACACAAGTTCAACTCCTGTACATATATGCATTAAAAACTGATgataaaaatgcaagaaaaaaacaaaacaagaagtgGATGAAGGCCTGGCTGCTATGTCTTGGAGAGCTGTAGAATAAAGTCATAACATAACGCATTTATAAATTTGTGCTGATCTGTTGTGGTTTGAACATGGCCCCTAACTGGCTTTTGAAGTTGAACACCTCTGTTAAAATGAGTGGTGattaacactactgttcaaatgtttgaaatgCAAGTACGAAATACAAAGATACTGCAGACTTGAGTAACAGCTGTGAcaattcagctttcccatcaccGGAATAAAGTATGAATAGGTAATAGTAAATGAATAAAACCAGAAAACAATTTTTCAGTTGTAATACtacttcacaatattgctgtttactgtatttgtgataaaataaacacagccttcACATTCACAACAACGGTTGTGTATAAACATattgtgaagaaaagaaaagaaaaacaaaaaacaagcaataaTCCAAAATCTGGTGTATAGAGCTGTGTATTTACCTGTGCTAGTGCGGACCCTCATCACTGCATCAAAGCCCATCGGCTTCTGCACATCTCTCCTCAGGTCATTGAGAAAACGCTCCTGGTCAGATGAAGCCTGAAACAAACCATAGTGTATATAATTGCAGTGCATGTTGTTTTTGATTAAGAAGATTTCTTTGATCTGGTCACGTATGGTATTAATGGCTAGGTGGTATAGTTCTCTCTTACCTGGAAGTAGGTGTATTTGTAGATGGAGCCACCCGTTGAAGTTGGGACCACCCCTAACGTTGCTACATCAACATACTGGTTGGGAAAGAGGAAGAGGTCCACACAGCAACCCTGTACAACACACTCCTTGGCAAGGGTGTTGTAAAAACTAACTTGTGGCTGGAATAATGACTGCAAAAGAAATGGAGATGGGAACTTCACAATGTGCTGGAGAGGGTCCTTTAAAACCACCCAATAAACACCACATTAAAATGCCTTCTGTAACAATGTTCCCATAGTTCTCAAAATCTCaatgatgacaaaacattttCAGAGACAGACACAATGAAATGAGCAGAACAGATTTGAGAGGAACCTTTTCTTTATCCGTGCCCACTAGTTTCTTATCCTCCCTGTTCTTCAGTTTGCCTGGAGCCTCAGCAATGGGAAGAGATGAGTGAAAAACAAAGAGCTTTCCGGCGCAGTCTGCAGCCTAGAtgacaaataagaaatgttactgttACTTAATGATTCCACTCGGAGTAGACACGAAACactcaaaccaaaataaaatgttatactaAAAGTTTCTTCCATTAGCACTGTATACAGAAATGCTCCATTTAATTACAAGGCTGACATCATTTTGAATCACAATGCATTCATATGATGTCCACTCACTCAATAAGATCAAATACCTTGAGTGCTTCCAGCCCGGCCTGAATGACAGGCCCAAACACAGTCTCGGTTTCCCGCGTGTCTGCAAACATCTCAGGGATCTGATCCAACAAACTGTGGGCAACGTACATTTTCATAATCAATACTTTGATGGTCAAAAATTCAGGTATCCTAGCTTTTATACTAGCTAAAACGGGAAAATTCTACTAAAATATGGGTGTTACAGTGTACTTACTACATATACAATACAattcaaaaggatttttttttaagaaactgataTGAGGATgcattttattgacaaaaaaaattacattattcaatttttatttttaaactgaaatattatttcactacattactgtttttactaaaaacaaaaactgaagcCTACCTCTCAATAACCACCCTGGACTCTGAGACATTGACCAGAAATCCATCCAGTAGGGGCACAAACATGTCAGCCACATCTGACACTACCATCATCTGTGGCTGGGCGAGGGAGGCCTTCACATTATagaaatgaagcactttattgtAAGTGACGAAGCCAACTCTAATGTTTGATTCCACATCAGGGTTCTCTCTGTAGGAATAATAAATAGGCAATGTCACAATTacatgtaatgttttgttttacatgcaaaaacaatCTCTCAACAGATATGAATTAATTTTCTGCGTTCTTCTGATGGATCAAACTGCTTCCTGTTTTCAACTCACCTGGGCAAGTAGTCCAACAGCGTCTTCAGCTCCTGACATACGATTCCAACCATGCCATTCTTTACAGCATTGTATGACACATCAATCAGGAAGATGAAGGCTGGCGGCTGAGGAATCTTGTTGTTCTGTCAATAAATAGTATTCAGAATTAACAATCCCATACATATCAGCACAGAATTTCCTTAAGATTGTAGTGGCATGATGGGAACATATACTGTACCTTACAGTAGTCCACAGTAGCCATAAACTCATAACTGCCCATGGAGAGCTCTGGTCGGTCATAGCAGTCCACCCTCTTCCCTGTGTGATCCAGATGCTGGAAGTAATGGGGAGGCACTAGGAGTGTGAAAGGAGAACAGAAACCAAAACATTAAATGTCAATTAGGATGAATTCAACAGAAGCGTGTTATGGGAGCATTACTAACCCTCGGTGACACAGCTGCAGAAGCCACACTGGAAACGACGGCCACCTTCGATAAACTGCATATACGGGCACATATAGGCCTTACAGCGATTACAGCGGATGGGACCACTTTCTCCATGATCCACAAGATATGGCGGTGTCTGCCAATAAAAAGGAATGATATGCCATTACCTACAAACCCTCCTGCAATCATTTCAAATGGAATCGACAAAATGCAGGAGTACACACTCATAGAAGTGGCATTTTACCTCATCTGGAGGCAGAGGGGCCAGGGGTTTAATGACAGCAGCCAGGGGCACCTGGGACTGTTTGGCCATGTCAGAATTGCAGGGCATGTTATAGGCTGTACAACGGATATAGCGTGGACTCGCATTCCCTTTGGAGAGATgattaatataatgcatattttatcaaGACCCGTAACATCATGGAATAAAGCCTACTGTTTtacaatagataaaaaaaaaaaaaaaaatagcatgcacTATACAGTATTCAATAAGTAGCAATTCAAAGTTGTTTGATTCCAAACAATGTCTAAAAGTATCTAATATCTATTCTTACCTTGATCTTTAACTTGGAATTTGGTGGTGACAAGAGGTGGggcttgacctctgacccctgtaGTAAAAGGTTCACTTCCTTTGTTTGCTTTGTCATCCTCGATAACCTGAATctgagtggaaaaaaaatacCAGCCTATGAAAGACTGACACGCCTTTAtccatgaacaaaaaaaaaaac contains:
- the sec24c gene encoding protein transport protein Sec24C isoform X4, whose protein sequence is MNVNQQPHMASPYGQPQPGYQGYPQPGYGGGHVPSGYPAQYAPYNGPGSAYQQGPPQGMRGPPTSGAPPVSGAQSYSQFGQGETQNGPPPMGAPPQRPPVSQTYTPGAVNLSGPQPPFSQQFGAPPVSMQQMTNQMASMQVGSTAPSPAGPGYAPPSVSQAAMSAPYTPAAPPSFPPTSAAPSQPPPTEAVARPPPQSYYGAPPPAQQPFPNAVPPFSSTGPTQPQAPPPVSPQSFPQAPPVSQPPFSTAQVPPGPTQSYGGPLPPTQPSFSRPLLPTSQPSTFPAGPPPTSTPSQLPGVMQPQPPVSQPSPYHSGPHPTSTGFPPQVGAPPRPPFAGMQGPPMAPQGPPLASQGPPMVQANHVPPTQPGMPPGPISASMSGPPPQPGMQGYPPQQNGAFGQVRGPQPGYTGPYPGQPNYGAPPAAPAPAPPATKRLDPDSVPSPIQVIEDDKANKGSEPFTTGVRGQAPPLVTTKFQVKDQGNASPRYIRCTAYNMPCNSDMAKQSQVPLAAVIKPLAPLPPDETPPYLVDHGESGPIRCNRCKAYMCPYMQFIEGGRRFQCGFCSCVTEVPPHYFQHLDHTGKRVDCYDRPELSMGSYEFMATVDYCKNNKIPQPPAFIFLIDVSYNAVKNGMVGIVCQELKTLLDYLPRENPDVESNIRVGFVTYNKVLHFYNVKASLAQPQMMVVSDVADMFVPLLDGFLVNVSESRVVIESLLDQIPEMFADTRETETVFGPVIQAGLEALKAADCAGKLFVFHSSLPIAEAPGKLKNREDKKLVGTDKEKSLFQPQVSFYNTLAKECVVQGCCVDLFLFPNQYVDVATLGVVPTSTGGSIYKYTYFQASSDQERFLNDLRRDVQKPMGFDAVMRVRTSTGIRATDFFGSFYMSNTTDVELAGLDCDKTVTVEFRHDDKLSEETGALMQCAVLYTSCSGQRRLRIHNMAVNCCSQLADLYRNCETDTVINFFAKYAYRSVLSSPIKNVRDSLVNQCAQILACYRKNCASPSSAGQLILPECMKLLPVYLNCVLKSDVLQPGADISLDDRAYLRQLVSTMDVSESHVFFYPRLLPLQKLDVESISLPVAVRDSEERLSRGGVYLLENGLNIFLWVGVNAQQELLQNIFGTPAFGQIDPNMTSLPALDNPFSKRLREIIESVRAQRSRYMKLMVVKQEDKLELIFKHFLVEDKSNNGGASYVDFLCHMHKEIRQLLS